The Aedes albopictus strain Foshan chromosome 2, AalbF5, whole genome shotgun sequence region TCAAGGGTTCTCATTTTTACACATATGATTTATAGTAAGAACAATAATAATCAACATTTATGAAACTAAATTTAATTTTTCTGACAACATAATATTTGCACAGCATaaatattcattcaaaaaattaTGTCTCTTCTTTCTTTACTTCGAATGGAAGATAACTTGACTCTAGTAAATCCTTATTTGACTTAATAAATAAAATCTGTTCTAAAGGTACAGTACCGAGCTTCATTCGAGATTTCGTCAGGATTTGAGAAAGTCCATTAAAACTGCGCTCAACCGAAACTTGAGTGCATGGTGTTTGCAAAGCAGTCAAAGCGAGTTCAGAAAGTTCCTTGTCTTCTCTTTTTCGCTTTTCCCAGAATATGAGAACGTCTGCGTTAAGAGGAAGGCTCAGATCCAGAGAAATTCTCTTGAGTCTTTTTTCCATATCACTAGAATCAGAAGGTCGAGTCTGCCGATGTGTCATCAACAACTTTTCAACACGGCTGAGATTCGTTACGTTTGTGGATGCTGATGTCGAAGGCTTCTCTGTAGGTTCTTCTGTCCCTTGCGATGTTCGGATATGCTTCCAGGTTTTCATCAGATGTTCCTgaaaatttaacaaaatgttCATTTTAGTACATACTATTGTATAAAATCTTTGAAATTCATATTCCgttcccaaaatattttttttttgataattttaaaaataacaaaaacagcaggttcaaattgaaaaatcagctattttcttGTTTCATTGAAAAGATTTTCTATTTAAAAATATACAAATAGGTATGATGGGAACGGTCAATgaatataaaaataagaaacttaCGACAGCTGTTGCTTTTTGTTCCGTTGAAAGTATTGGTGGCTCGAAATCGCTCAATCGTGGATCAACGTAAATTGCAGATAAGAAGGCAGGATTTTGAAACCACATATGTTGCCTTTTCTGCAATGCTTCGTAAAGCTGGGCAGAAAGCGGATCTTCCATTTCTTCAAGCTCTAAACAACACTCCTTCCGATAAAGGTACATTGTACCGCAAATAAGTGTTTCTTCTTGAATTCGTTTTGTAAGAAGGTATAGGGGCTTTGTTACGTACACGAACCGATCAACCATTGTCCAAAATTTGTCACTGAAGTCCTTTAGCAAATCTGTAGAAAGCATTGACAATATGAATTGCTTTTCGTCCAAAATGCGCTGTACCATGAGATGAGCGGATCCCCAACGCGTTTCTCCGTCTAGGAATGGTTTTTTCCTAGTTTTGTTCATATTAAATGAATTGACGTACGGCTGTGACGTAAGTATTTTAACTAACTTTCTCACTTTCGCCAGGAAGTTAGCCAGAGATCGCTTTTTAAGGATGTCGTTGACCGATAGTTGAATATCATGAGCCGCACATCTGATACCGGTCAAATGCGGTTGTGTGATTACAGGCAGTTCATCTTCTGCTTCAACTACCACTGACTGATCGTCAGAAAAATCAATCAATTCTGGTTCTGGATTTTCCGCATCGTTGACAAGGTCTTGATCAGCAACTCTGAAATATTGTTATTAAAATATACATAACAGTAGAAAAACTTCGCTGACTGTATTTGGTTTTGTTAGATTGTCGACAATATTAAGGTTGTGTCGTCGTCACAGTCCACACGACAAAAAAAACATAGACGTGATGAAAATGTAAAATCGAAACAAT contains the following coding sequences:
- the LOC115266400 gene encoding uncharacterized protein LOC115266400, whose translation is MAKKVLEKSELESAFTRKRIENEEGKVTYVSECNFCAKHLKCETKYNLSRHLIIKHKEQAEEYGLGLDSEHEAVSAAGEVYKKVGKITIRMDKDLFISCLVQWVAEGLPINFFSKICVNRILHPLEDALKINHVNRHNIQQHIEAVEQKLVKCIIDEIKNRMVCIKADIASRKGRCILGVNLQIIVRGKVVVRTLAMVERFGRNTAENVYNEILKVLEKFKIQINQVYSITTDNGSNFVKASRLLREAQQKCLECPADMSSGNISEKDDSEEEFEEEVKEMFDQREQLRVADQDLVNDAENPEPELIDFSDDQSVVVEAEDELPVITQPHLTGIRCAAHDIQLSVNDILKKRSLANFLAKVRKLVKILTSQPYVNSFNMNKTRKKPFLDGETRWGSAHLMVQRILDEKQFILSMLSTDLLKDFSDKFWTMVDRFVYVTKPLYLLTKRIQEETLICGTMYLYRKECCLELEEMEDPLSAQLYEALQKRQHMWFQNPAFLSAIYVDPRLSDFEPPILSTEQKATAVEHLMKTWKHIRTSQGTEEPTEKPSTSASTNVTNLSRVEKLLMTHRQTRPSDSSDMEKRLKRISLDLSLPLNADVLIFWEKRKREDKELSELALTALQTPCTQVSVERSFNGLSQILTKSRMKLGTVPLEQILFIKSNKDLLESSYLPFEVKKEET